Genomic DNA from Polyodon spathula isolate WHYD16114869_AA chromosome 8, ASM1765450v1, whole genome shotgun sequence:
ATGATCAAAACATGCAACGAGGACAGGATGAATACAGCATTCCAGAAGCTTATGGTAAAGCCATACCTACAACAGCCTTCAGCACCAAAAGTGATCAGTTGAAGACAAATTCAATGGCTAATGAAACAGATGACATTCATACAAATGAGAAAAAATCCAGCAGTAGAATCAGGAACAATGAAGATCAAGATCAGTTTGTTCCGTTACAAGTAAAATGTAGATTACAGTCTTCTAGTAATAACCAAATTAGGAATGTTGGGACACAAACTGACAGTGTTTTGATATTTTCTGGCAAATCAGACATTGCTACACAATGCAACCTAGAGAACGACAATGTGTTTGCTTCTGTTCTGAAATGCAATAATGATAAACCTAATGTGACCACCAGGAGGCAGACTAGTCCAGTGAATAACACCTCAGAGCTAAACCATTCAAGGGTAGGGGCATGCAAACACTCCGAAACAGagtatctttgtaaaaaaaacttcACAGCTGGAGGAAAGCAAAATAACAGTAGTTCAAGattaaacttgaaaaaaaactttgagaGCAAGAGTGAAACCAACACTGGAAATTCTGCAAGCTTGGACTGCAGTATGCCAACAAGACcaagaaacagcaaaacaaaagaacattcgGATTCCCAGAAAATTAGCCTTTTTGTTGGAAATGATAAAACAAAGAATACGTCCTGCAGTCACACAGTACCAAGAGGTGAGCCcacaaaaatattttcacataCTACtgacactgcttattgagtttaGAAACAATTACAGGTGCAGACATACAGTATAGACCTATAGTTTTTTAGAggtctttttttcacattttgtagtaTACTTcagttgtaaaatgtgttttcaaaatgacattatttgtagttctagtgttaaatctgAAATAGCTATACCAGTAGACTCTGTTTTCATAATATCAAAACTACTTCAGTTTACAGTACAACATGGATTAAAAAAATGGGTACaacttatttataatttttttaataacaaaagagCACTTACTATATATGCACCATTCCAATgtaaaacatatgttttaaaagtattgtttaaCCCCATTGTAAATTATGGTACATGAGTAGAAAACTTTGTATGTGCCTTTGTTATGCTGAAGTGGAAGAAGTATTTGGgctaaatataattatattcatGGTACCTcaacaaacaataaattaatgttcttttttcaGGGTTAGATGGAGACGCCAACAATTTGGAATGCAGTGTGAATGAACCAGGTTTGAATAGCCAACATTTTTATGGTAAAAACCTGAGAGCTGATTATGATAGGACTACAAGTGGAAAACAGACTGAGCAAATTCAGCCCAAGATCACGGTTATAAGGAACTCAGAAGAGACAAAGACACTTCATGAAATAGCAGATATTTTGCTGATGTTGAGGCATAAAAAATAGTTACAGCTGAAGGAAAATAGTAAATTGTTGATTGGCCACTCTCTTGTCTGTTGCCAGGTGACTGGTATTAAAGTTAGAGACAGGTCTGCTAGGTAATTAGCATATTTATTTACCATTTACATAGTCAAGTGATTGCATTTAATGAATatatgttgtttatatataaagataaaactctaataaaacatgtacagcaaCAATAACCAAAATGAACTATACAGCACTAATATTTCATAAACtgtacaaacacattttcaattccAATTGTTTCACATAGGAAAATTGCATCTGATCACTATTTAGAAATACAATTCCAGATGCCATGAataacgattaaaaaaaaataaaaaaaaataaacaaacattcattTCAAGATTACCAAGATTTTAATGTCTGATATGTTTAGGGAACCTAATTCTGGTTGAATAAACATTTTGATTGTTTTAGAACTGTACACAGTTTCAAGTTTATTACATTCATATTTGCCAGTCTATTTGTATCCTGATTACTGGCTGGATACTGGTAATACATGCTAACTTCAGCATGTCAAAGATGTAT
This window encodes:
- the LOC121319769 gene encoding uncharacterized protein LOC121319769 isoform X1, with product MFIRIFSELIVYVVALFIYLLTAFNDSFSSSVSPTYSHRESCFNRDSDEDDQNMQRGQDEYSIPEAYGKAIPTTAFSTKSDQLKTNSMANETDDIHTNEKKSSSRIRNNEDQDQFVPLQVKCRLQSSSNNQIRNVGTQTDSVLIFSGKSDIATQCNLENDNVFASVLKCNNDKPNVTTRRQTSPVNNTSELNHSRVGACKHSETEYLCKKNFTAGGKQNNSSSRLNLKKNFESKSETNTGNSASLDCSMPTRPRNSKTKEHSDSQKISLFVGNDKTKNTSCSHTVPRGLDGDANNLECSVNEPGLNSQHFYGKNLRADYDRTTSGKQTEQIQPKITVIRNSEETKTLHEIADILLMLRHKK
- the LOC121319769 gene encoding uncharacterized protein LOC121319769 isoform X2 produces the protein MQQEGQDECNIQEAYAFNDSFSSSVSPTYSHRESCFNRDSDEDDQNMQRGQDEYSIPEAYGKAIPTTAFSTKSDQLKTNSMANETDDIHTNEKKSSSRIRNNEDQDQFVPLQVKCRLQSSSNNQIRNVGTQTDSVLIFSGKSDIATQCNLENDNVFASVLKCNNDKPNVTTRRQTSPVNNTSELNHSRVGACKHSETEYLCKKNFTAGGKQNNSSSRLNLKKNFESKSETNTGNSASLDCSMPTRPRNSKTKEHSDSQKISLFVGNDKTKNTSCSHTVPRGLDGDANNLECSVNEPGLNSQHFYGKNLRADYDRTTSGKQTEQIQPKITVIRNSEETKTLHEIADILLMLRHKK